A single genomic interval of Polaribacter vadi harbors:
- a CDS encoding glycosyl hydrolase family 17 protein: MTSTIRNIVTVIILMFCMGCNSKKEVKTADKTVMKKELTAKDILGNPAYVAISYGGYREKSREAQPTIAQLKEDLKLMHAMGIRIIRTYNVQPKLPHAKNVLEAIHQLKKEDATFKMYVMLGAWIDCLNAWTDKAPNHEVESAQNEGEIERAVALANKYPDIVKIIAVGNEAMIRWAESYYVQPNVILKWVNHLQNLKKEGKLSKDLWITSSDDFASWGGGDPSYRVKDLEALIRAVDYVSMHTYAYHNTHYNSEFWGVPAYEQGLSDQEKIDFAMIRSLNFAKTQYKNVSNYVKSIDSTKTIHIGETGWASISDGQYGVPGSRASDEYKQGLYYKHLREWTKEAGISCFYFEAFDEQWKDAGNPEGSENHFGLFTLKGEAKYALWNLVDDGVFKDLKRGGNPIIKTFNGNKDALMNTVLVPNTEYPR; the protein is encoded by the coding sequence ATGACATCAACAATAAGAAATATAGTTACAGTTATAATATTGATGTTTTGTATGGGGTGTAATTCAAAAAAAGAAGTTAAAACAGCAGATAAGACAGTAATGAAGAAAGAATTAACAGCAAAAGATATTCTTGGAAATCCAGCATATGTAGCAATTTCTTATGGAGGTTATAGAGAAAAATCAAGAGAAGCACAACCCACAATAGCACAATTAAAAGAAGATTTAAAATTGATGCATGCTATGGGAATTCGAATTATTAGAACCTATAATGTGCAACCAAAATTACCTCATGCAAAAAATGTTTTAGAAGCAATTCATCAACTTAAAAAAGAAGATGCAACTTTTAAAATGTATGTAATGTTAGGTGCTTGGATAGATTGTTTAAATGCTTGGACAGACAAAGCACCAAATCACGAAGTTGAAAGCGCTCAAAATGAAGGGGAAATTGAAAGAGCTGTTGCATTGGCTAATAAATACCCAGATATAGTAAAGATAATTGCTGTTGGTAATGAAGCCATGATTCGTTGGGCAGAAAGTTATTATGTGCAACCAAATGTAATTTTAAAATGGGTAAATCATTTGCAAAATCTTAAAAAGGAAGGTAAACTTTCTAAAGATTTATGGATTACAAGTTCAGACGATTTTGCTTCTTGGGGAGGAGGAGACCCAAGTTATAGAGTTAAAGATTTAGAAGCTTTAATTAGAGCTGTAGATTATGTTTCTATGCACACATATGCATATCATAATACACATTACAATTCAGAATTTTGGGGAGTTCCAGCATATGAACAAGGATTATCTGACCAAGAAAAAATAGATTTTGCGATGATTCGTTCTTTGAATTTTGCAAAAACACAATATAAAAATGTGTCTAATTATGTAAAAAGTATCGATTCAACTAAAACAATTCATATTGGTGAAACTGGTTGGGCATCTATTTCTGATGGACAATATGGAGTGCCAGGTTCTAGAGCTAGTGATGAATATAAACAAGGTTTATACTACAAACATTTAAGAGAATGGACCAAAGAAGCAGGCATTTCGTGTTTCTATTTTGAAGCTTTTGATGAGCAATGGAAAGATGCAGGAAATCCTGAAGGTTCAGAAAATCACTTTGGATTATTCACATTAAAAGGTGAAGCTAAATATGCTTTATGGAATTTAGTTGATGATGGCGTTTTTAAAGATTTAAAAAGAGGTGGAAATCCAATAATTAAAACTTTTAACGGAAATAAAGATGCTTTAATGAATACAGTTTTAGTGCCGAATACAGAATATCCAAGATAA
- a CDS encoding glycoside hydrolase family 30 protein: protein MKIIKNFIYLVLLFTMINCNSKQNQLNVEVYETSASGNNLTKLTNFSSDENQEEVVKIKLLPSEKRQTITGFGGSFTESSAYLLNKISKKNRDSIIEAYFGESGAKYSLSRTHMNSSDFSLSQYSYAPVEGDKELKHFSIDEDKDDIIPMIKDAMKVSKDGFKILSSPWTASPWMKDNKEWVGGKLLPEYYDTWALFFSKYVDAYKAEGIDIWGFTVENEPLGNGNNWESMHYTPDEMTNFVQNHLGPQLEKTHPEVKILGYDQNREHLKEWIDSQYKNEETSKYFDGTAIHWYASTYEIFPEELQYAYNKAPNKYLIQSEACVDSEVPKWKDDAWYWKKEATDWGWDWAPEQDKHFHPKYAPVNRYARDIIGCLNNYVDGWIDWNMVLNKQGGPNWFKNWCVAPIIVDEENDEVYFTPIYYTLAHFSKFIRPEAKVINLENSDKDLLVTAAENLDGTIAVVLFNEGTTSKNISLSLNDKNVAIQIQGQAIQTLVITN, encoded by the coding sequence ATGAAAATCATTAAAAATTTTATCTATCTAGTTTTACTTTTTACAATGATCAATTGCAATTCGAAACAAAACCAATTAAATGTAGAGGTTTACGAAACCTCTGCAAGTGGAAATAATTTAACCAAACTAACTAATTTTTCTTCGGATGAAAATCAAGAAGAGGTCGTTAAAATAAAACTATTACCATCAGAAAAAAGACAAACGATTACTGGTTTTGGAGGTTCGTTTACAGAATCTTCTGCGTATTTGTTAAATAAAATCAGTAAAAAAAATAGAGACTCCATAATTGAAGCCTATTTTGGAGAAAGTGGTGCAAAATATTCGTTGTCAAGAACGCACATGAATTCCTCTGATTTTTCATTGAGTCAGTATTCGTATGCACCTGTTGAAGGTGATAAAGAACTAAAACATTTTTCAATTGATGAAGATAAAGACGATATAATTCCGATGATTAAAGATGCTATGAAAGTATCTAAAGACGGTTTTAAAATATTGTCTTCTCCTTGGACAGCTTCACCTTGGATGAAAGATAATAAAGAATGGGTTGGAGGTAAATTATTACCAGAATATTATGATACTTGGGCATTGTTTTTCTCTAAATACGTAGATGCTTATAAAGCAGAAGGAATCGATATTTGGGGTTTTACAGTAGAAAACGAACCTTTAGGAAATGGTAATAATTGGGAGAGTATGCATTATACACCTGATGAAATGACCAATTTCGTTCAAAATCATTTAGGGCCTCAATTAGAAAAAACACATCCTGAAGTAAAAATTTTAGGATACGATCAAAATAGGGAACATTTAAAAGAATGGATAGATTCTCAATATAAAAACGAAGAAACTTCAAAATATTTTGATGGAACAGCCATTCATTGGTATGCAAGTACGTATGAAATTTTTCCAGAAGAACTTCAATATGCTTATAACAAAGCACCTAATAAATATTTAATTCAATCAGAAGCTTGTGTAGATTCTGAAGTTCCAAAATGGAAAGATGATGCTTGGTATTGGAAAAAAGAAGCAACAGATTGGGGTTGGGATTGGGCTCCAGAACAAGACAAACATTTTCACCCAAAATATGCACCTGTAAACAGATATGCAAGAGATATTATTGGTTGTCTAAACAATTATGTGGATGGTTGGATCGATTGGAATATGGTTTTAAACAAGCAAGGAGGTCCAAATTGGTTTAAAAACTGGTGTGTGGCTCCAATAATTGTTGATGAAGAAAATGACGAAGTTTATTTTACACCAATTTATTACACATTAGCACACTTCAGTAAATTTATTAGACCAGAAGCAAAAGTTATCAATTTAGAAAATTCTGATAAAGATTTACTGGTAACAGCAGCAGAAAATTTAGATGGAACCATTGCAGTTGTTCTTTTTAATGAGGGAACAACTTCAAAAAACATCAGTTTATCTCTAAATGATAAAAATGTAGCAATACAAATTCAAGGACAAGCAATTCAAACACTTGTAATTACAAACTAA
- a CDS encoding MFS transporter — translation MSNNQTKSGKVPMGQKIAFGLGMLANQMFPAALGIFMVVLIQNYEFPTWMWGILFFLPRIFDSITDPIMGFISDNTKSIWGRRRQYVLLGALIMGISFSLLWQMYIIDGVSYNFTYFLIWSLIFYLGLTIFSVPYVAMGYEMSDDFHERTNIMATAQWIGQWAWVIAPWFWVVMYDDNWFGTTTETTRSLGIWVGVVFAVLAMVPAFFIKSKSTKDDDSLTPLTLKTIGGSLKEIIENFKEAFKIEQFRKLCFSTFLIYNAFNVVAGFSFFIVVYYLFNGDAGAAGLWPTLLGSIGALSTTFLVIPIVAKLSRTIGKKKAFMVSQGISVLGYVMLWFLFVPGKPYLFLFALPFFSFGIGSLFTLMMSMTSDVIDIDELNTGKRREGVFGAIYWWMVKFGFAIAGLLTGAIMTLVGFVPDTVNTDASITGIRLFYSGLPILGTLGAMLIMRGYNLTEERSLEISAELSKRKQLKNAPKTSSGYGAGNLTSLANNIVLKEYQGVDFSNLSEAEITNLFSKTLNNGLRGLCFSPYTDGQDANDVLSELQISRRMDIIKPYTTSIRSFSCTNGNELIPQIAKQKGLKTLVGAWIGKDKKRNEKEIEGLIRLAKTGSVDIAAVGNEVLLRGDLSEIEIIAYISRVKKELEGLNIPVCYVDTYYEYSKRPNLVAASDIILTNCYPFWEGASIEDSLFQLRQIHAITQKIANGKEIIITETGWPSQGETVQKANPTKLNAMKYFIETQEWAQKENITLFHFSSFDESWKVKIEGELGARWGIWDKDEKMKYY, via the coding sequence ATGAGTAACAATCAAACAAAATCTGGCAAAGTACCTATGGGACAAAAAATTGCTTTTGGATTAGGAATGCTTGCAAATCAAATGTTTCCAGCAGCTTTGGGGATTTTTATGGTTGTTTTAATTCAGAATTATGAGTTCCCAACTTGGATGTGGGGAATCTTATTTTTTCTTCCTCGTATTTTCGATTCTATTACAGATCCAATCATGGGTTTTATTTCTGATAATACAAAATCAATTTGGGGAAGAAGAAGACAATATGTGCTTTTAGGAGCATTAATAATGGGGATTTCCTTTTCATTATTATGGCAAATGTATATAATTGATGGGGTAAGTTATAATTTCACGTATTTCTTAATTTGGTCTTTAATTTTCTATTTAGGACTAACTATTTTTTCTGTTCCTTATGTTGCCATGGGTTATGAAATGAGTGATGATTTTCATGAACGAACAAATATTATGGCAACTGCACAATGGATTGGTCAGTGGGCTTGGGTAATTGCACCTTGGTTTTGGGTGGTAATGTATGATGATAATTGGTTTGGAACTACCACAGAAACTACAAGATCTTTAGGTATTTGGGTAGGTGTTGTTTTTGCCGTTTTAGCAATGGTGCCAGCTTTTTTTATCAAAAGTAAATCTACAAAAGATGATGATAGTTTAACTCCTTTAACGTTAAAAACAATTGGAGGGAGTTTAAAAGAAATCATTGAAAACTTTAAAGAAGCTTTCAAAATTGAACAATTTAGGAAACTATGTTTTTCGACTTTTTTAATTTACAATGCTTTTAATGTAGTTGCTGGTTTTTCATTTTTTATAGTAGTTTATTATTTATTTAATGGAGATGCTGGAGCAGCTGGTCTTTGGCCAACATTATTAGGAAGTATTGGTGCATTATCAACCACTTTTTTAGTGATTCCTATTGTTGCAAAATTATCTAGAACTATAGGTAAAAAGAAAGCATTTATGGTTTCGCAAGGAATTTCTGTTTTGGGGTATGTAATGCTTTGGTTCTTATTTGTACCAGGTAAACCTTATTTGTTTTTGTTTGCTTTGCCATTTTTCTCTTTTGGTATTGGTAGTTTATTTACATTAATGATGTCCATGACTTCTGATGTAATTGATATTGATGAATTAAACACAGGAAAGAGAAGAGAAGGTGTTTTTGGAGCAATTTATTGGTGGATGGTGAAATTTGGTTTTGCAATTGCAGGTCTATTAACAGGTGCAATTATGACTTTGGTTGGTTTTGTTCCAGACACAGTAAATACAGATGCTTCCATTACAGGAATCCGTTTATTTTATTCAGGTTTACCAATTTTAGGAACGCTTGGAGCTATGTTGATTATGAGAGGTTATAATTTAACAGAAGAAAGATCTTTAGAAATTAGTGCAGAGTTATCAAAAAGAAAACAACTAAAAAATGCGCCTAAAACGTCATCTGGTTATGGAGCAGGAAATTTAACATCATTGGCAAACAATATTGTTTTAAAAGAGTATCAAGGTGTAGATTTTTCAAACCTTTCAGAAGCAGAAATTACCAACTTGTTTTCTAAAACACTAAATAACGGATTAAGAGGATTATGTTTTAGTCCTTATACAGATGGGCAAGATGCAAATGATGTTTTGAGCGAGCTTCAAATTAGTAGAAGAATGGATATTATAAAACCCTATACAACTTCCATTCGTTCTTTTTCTTGTACAAATGGTAATGAATTAATTCCACAAATAGCAAAGCAAAAAGGATTAAAAACATTAGTGGGTGCTTGGATAGGAAAAGATAAAAAAAGAAATGAAAAAGAAATAGAAGGTTTAATTCGTTTAGCGAAAACAGGTTCTGTAGACATTGCAGCTGTTGGTAATGAAGTTTTATTAAGAGGAGATTTATCAGAAATAGAAATTATTGCCTACATCAGCAGAGTTAAAAAGGAATTAGAAGGTTTAAATATTCCTGTTTGTTATGTAGATACCTATTATGAATATTCTAAAAGACCTAATTTGGTAGCAGCTTCAGACATTATTCTAACAAACTGTTACCCATTTTGGGAAGGAGCAAGCATCGAAGATTCGTTGTTTCAATTAAGGCAAATTCACGCGATTACTCAAAAAATAGCAAACGGAAAAGAAATAATTATTACAGAAACTGGTTGGCCAAGTCAAGGAGAAACTGTTCAGAAAGCAAACCCAACAAAATTAAATGCGATGAAGTATTTTATTGAAACTCAAGAATGGGCGCAAAAAGAAAATATTACACTATTTCACTTTTCTTCTTTTGATGAATCTTGGAAAGTTAAAATAGAAGGAGAATTAGGTGCAAGATGGGGTATTTGGGATAAAGATGAAAAAATGAAATACTATTAA
- a CDS encoding glycosyl hydrolase family 17 protein — MSYREERKFSFQNLETNASSPDFKESVGVDFTKYEETEDLAKLWNTTLKQGMHGICFSMYEDGQEPGDTITEEQVERRIKILKPYTKWIRSFSCIEGNEHIPRMAKKHGIKNMVGAWLGDDMEKNELEIAGLIQLAKEGCVDIAAVGNEVMYRKDLTEEQLLTYIHRVKDALKGMDIPVGYVDAYYEFSHRPNITEVCDVILSNCYPYWEGCSIEHSLNHMQNMFGQASAAGNGKKVIITETGWPSKGESLKGAHSTEENAMKYFINTQTWANKNNIETFYFSSFDESWKVGAEGIVGAYWGLWDKNEKVKF, encoded by the coding sequence ATGTCATATAGAGAAGAACGTAAATTTTCGTTTCAGAATTTAGAAACTAATGCTAGCAGTCCAGATTTTAAAGAAAGCGTTGGAGTAGATTTTACCAAATACGAAGAAACTGAAGATTTAGCGAAACTTTGGAACACTACTTTAAAGCAAGGAATGCATGGAATTTGTTTTAGTATGTATGAAGATGGCCAAGAACCAGGAGACACAATTACAGAAGAACAGGTAGAAAGAAGAATTAAAATTCTAAAACCTTACACAAAATGGATTCGTTCTTTTTCTTGTATTGAAGGAAATGAACACATTCCAAGAATGGCAAAAAAGCATGGAATTAAAAATATGGTTGGTGCTTGGTTAGGAGATGACATGGAAAAAAACGAACTAGAAATAGCAGGTTTAATTCAATTAGCTAAAGAAGGTTGTGTAGATATTGCAGCTGTTGGTAACGAAGTAATGTATCGTAAAGATTTAACAGAAGAGCAATTATTAACATACATACATAGAGTAAAAGATGCTTTAAAAGGAATGGATATTCCTGTAGGTTATGTAGATGCGTATTATGAATTTTCTCATAGACCAAACATTACTGAGGTTTGTGATGTTATTTTGTCTAACTGCTATCCTTATTGGGAAGGTTGTAGTATAGAGCATTCTTTAAACCACATGCAAAATATGTTTGGACAAGCAAGTGCTGCTGGAAATGGAAAAAAAGTAATTATTACTGAAACAGGTTGGCCAAGCAAAGGCGAAAGTTTAAAAGGGGCACATTCTACTGAGGAAAATGCCATGAAATATTTTATAAATACACAAACTTGGGCAAATAAAAATAATATAGAAACCTTTTATTTTTCTTCTTTTGATGAGTCTTGGAAAGTTGGAGCAGAAGGAATTGTTGGTGCTTATTGGGGCTTGTGGGATAAAAACGAAAAAGTGAAATTCTAG
- a CDS encoding T9SS type A sorting domain-containing protein translates to MKKITLLLALLISSIGFSQDLLIGFETGESGGLLGDPFGGMAKPTVVTGTGSNTSQVLQVVGNSATEVWQGTNFTLSQIVDLTNTQTMTIDVKSSTAITFLVKVNGGLNGAPEAAAEVTHNGDGTWQTLSFTFNSAKDNKAAAANGQYNNFVLHAYWAENATVFGDVTKDERTFMIDNISGPKVAANTVATLSDIKIDGTTVSGFSSATDTYAYRVVQGGSVPVVTATVTEASAIAVVTAATSIPGNTTILVTAGNGTSTKTYTVSFELDKAPTTAAPTPPARNAWDVVSLYSDAYTNTALNFDAGWCGNNSVETIQVAGDNIVAFKGNNCQGIVLDDAVDVTGFTHIHVDVYIDETVDVTSKVFNLKFVGVPSSIFVEYPFNAGSSPALVAGTWLSIDIPVNLSTMANFKEFGITADNLKNQVWYDNLYIYRAATASVENNELLGFSMYPNPATNKLNISAKETIQNADVFNVLGKKVMSVNVNDTKASIDVSNLSSGIYLVKYNVGNTTGTAKFIKQ, encoded by the coding sequence ATGAAAAAAATTACTTTATTATTAGCCTTATTGATTAGTTCAATTGGTTTTTCGCAAGATCTTTTAATAGGTTTTGAAACTGGAGAAAGTGGAGGTTTATTAGGAGACCCATTTGGAGGGATGGCAAAACCAACAGTTGTAACTGGAACAGGATCAAATACATCTCAAGTTTTACAGGTAGTTGGTAATTCAGCAACAGAAGTTTGGCAAGGGACTAATTTTACTTTATCTCAGATTGTTGATTTGACAAATACTCAAACAATGACTATCGATGTAAAATCATCTACAGCAATTACTTTTTTAGTAAAAGTTAATGGTGGTTTAAATGGAGCTCCTGAAGCAGCTGCAGAAGTTACTCATAATGGAGATGGAACTTGGCAGACTTTATCTTTTACTTTTAACTCTGCAAAAGATAATAAAGCTGCTGCTGCCAATGGTCAATATAATAATTTTGTTCTTCATGCTTATTGGGCTGAAAATGCAACTGTTTTCGGTGATGTTACTAAAGATGAAAGAACTTTTATGATTGATAATATTTCTGGACCAAAAGTTGCAGCGAATACTGTTGCTACGTTAAGCGATATTAAAATTGATGGAACTACTGTGTCTGGATTTTCTTCAGCTACAGATACTTATGCATATAGAGTAGTACAAGGAGGTTCGGTTCCAGTTGTAACTGCTACAGTAACAGAGGCATCAGCGATTGCTGTGGTTACTGCTGCAACTTCAATACCTGGTAATACTACTATTTTAGTAACTGCTGGAAATGGGACTTCAACAAAAACATATACTGTTTCTTTTGAATTAGATAAAGCTCCTACAACAGCAGCCCCAACACCACCAGCCAGAAATGCTTGGGATGTTGTTTCACTTTACAGTGATGCTTATACAAATACTGCTCTTAATTTTGATGCTGGTTGGTGTGGTAATAATTCTGTTGAAACAATTCAAGTAGCTGGTGATAATATTGTTGCTTTTAAAGGAAATAATTGCCAAGGAATCGTTTTAGATGATGCAGTAGATGTAACTGGTTTTACTCACATCCACGTAGATGTTTATATTGATGAAACTGTAGATGTTACCTCTAAAGTATTTAATTTAAAATTCGTAGGTGTACCAAGTTCAATCTTTGTAGAATATCCATTTAATGCAGGTTCTTCTCCAGCTTTAGTTGCTGGTACTTGGTTAAGTATCGATATTCCTGTGAATTTATCTACAATGGCAAATTTTAAAGAATTTGGTATAACTGCTGATAATCTTAAAAATCAAGTTTGGTATGATAATTTATATATTTACAGAGCAGCAACTGCAAGTGTAGAAAATAATGAATTATTAGGTTTCTCAATGTATCCAAACCCAGCAACTAATAAATTAAACATCTCTGCAAAAGAAACTATTCAGAATGCAGATGTATTTAATGTATTAGGTAAAAAAGTAATGAGTGTTAATGTGAATGATACAAAAGCTTCAATTGATGTTTCTAACTTATCTTCTGGTATTTATTTAGTGAAATACAATGTTGGTAACACAACAGGTACTGCTAAATTTATCAAGCAATAA
- a CDS encoding DUF4369 domain-containing protein, translating into MKKILAVLAISIILYSCSSKKDGNMIVEGQIKGLKKGKLYLQKMVDTVLVSVDSVALLGTDTFRLTDNVDSPVLYYLTFDGNTTDKRILFFGEAGTITINDKVELFGFNPEIKGSKNQELLDKYNLVSKKFQSQRLEFIKKDFDAKKANDKDLIQKLEADYQKMVKRRVLYTTNFALSNADTEVAPYIALTEMYDASLQMLDTVNNKLSPRVKESDYGKRFQEYLDNIKANQEK; encoded by the coding sequence ATGAAAAAAATTCTTGCAGTTTTAGCAATCTCTATCATTCTGTATTCTTGTTCATCAAAAAAAGATGGGAATATGATTGTAGAAGGACAAATTAAAGGTCTTAAAAAAGGAAAATTATATTTACAGAAAATGGTAGACACTGTTTTAGTTTCTGTAGATTCTGTTGCATTATTAGGTACAGATACTTTTAGATTGACTGACAATGTAGATTCGCCTGTTTTATATTATTTAACTTTTGATGGAAATACTACTGATAAAAGAATTCTTTTCTTTGGTGAAGCAGGAACAATTACTATAAATGATAAAGTAGAATTGTTTGGATTTAATCCAGAAATTAAGGGTTCAAAAAATCAAGAACTTTTAGATAAATACAATTTGGTTAGTAAAAAATTCCAAAGTCAACGTTTAGAATTTATCAAAAAAGATTTTGATGCAAAAAAAGCAAATGATAAAGATTTAATTCAAAAACTAGAAGCGGATTATCAAAAAATGGTAAAAAGAAGAGTTTTATACACTACTAATTTTGCCCTTTCTAACGCAGATACTGAAGTTGCTCCTTACATTGCTCTTACAGAAATGTATGATGCTAGTTTACAAATGTTAGACACTGTAAATAATAAATTGTCTCCAAGAGTTAAAGAATCTGATTATGGAAAACGTTTTCAAGAATATTTAGACAATATTAAGGCGAATCAAGAAAAGTAG
- a CDS encoding DUF819 family protein, whose product MSQPLFTNDAIVFGVLMISLGFVFYTESKTSGFWFKFYKIVPGLFMAYFIPAIFTTIGVISPEWESENTLGEVVKNESQLYYVASRFLLPAALVLMTLSIDLKAIFNLGSKALIMFFTGTVGIIIGGPIAILLISIFSPETVGGSDFDAVWRGLSTLAGSWIGGGANQTAMLEIYKFNPAKYGAMVFVDIVIANIWMAIILIGIGKKDKIDKWLGADTSAIEDLKQKVILFSEKVKRNPSLTDLMIMLAIAFGTVGFGHFASKYLGAFFSDFVASIASQTWRNIFSFLGSGFFWLISISTIVAIILSFTKAKNYEGAGASKLGSIFIYILVATIGMKMDLLMILDNVGLIAIGLVWMSIHAGLLILVAKLIKAPYFFLAVGSQANVGGAASAPIVAQAFHPSLATVGVLLAVFGYAIGTIGAIACTILMELSATL is encoded by the coding sequence ATGTCTCAACCCTTATTTACAAATGATGCCATTGTTTTTGGTGTTTTAATGATTTCTTTAGGATTTGTTTTTTACACAGAAAGTAAAACTTCTGGTTTTTGGTTCAAATTTTATAAAATTGTACCAGGCTTATTTATGGCGTATTTTATTCCTGCAATTTTTACGACAATTGGTGTAATTTCTCCTGAATGGGAATCTGAAAATACTTTGGGGGAAGTTGTTAAAAATGAATCGCAATTGTATTATGTTGCAAGCCGATTTTTATTGCCTGCAGCTTTGGTTTTAATGACGTTAAGTATCGATTTAAAAGCTATTTTTAATTTAGGTTCTAAAGCCTTAATTATGTTTTTTACAGGAACTGTGGGGATTATTATTGGTGGGCCAATTGCTATTCTATTAATTTCAATTTTTTCACCAGAAACAGTTGGTGGTTCAGATTTTGATGCTGTTTGGAGAGGACTTTCCACACTTGCAGGAAGTTGGATTGGTGGTGGAGCCAACCAAACTGCCATGTTAGAAATTTACAAATTCAATCCTGCAAAATATGGTGCTATGGTTTTTGTTGATATTGTAATCGCCAATATTTGGATGGCAATCATATTAATAGGAATTGGTAAAAAAGATAAAATTGATAAATGGCTTGGAGCTGACACTTCTGCCATTGAAGATTTAAAACAAAAAGTAATTCTTTTTTCTGAGAAAGTAAAAAGAAACCCAAGCTTAACAGATTTAATGATTATGCTAGCAATTGCTTTTGGAACAGTTGGTTTTGGACATTTTGCTTCAAAATATCTTGGTGCTTTTTTTAGTGATTTTGTTGCTTCGATTGCATCACAAACTTGGCGAAATATTTTCTCCTTTTTAGGTTCAGGTTTTTTCTGGTTGATAAGTATCTCAACAATTGTCGCTATTATTTTATCATTTACAAAAGCTAAAAATTACGAAGGTGCAGGTGCTAGTAAATTAGGAAGCATTTTTATTTATATTTTGGTAGCCACTATTGGTATGAAAATGGATTTATTAATGATTTTAGACAATGTTGGTTTAATTGCCATTGGTTTAGTTTGGATGTCTATCCACGCAGGTTTATTAATTTTGGTTGCAAAATTAATAAAAGCTCCTTACTTCTTTTTAGCAGTTGGTAGTCAAGCCAATGTTGGTGGTGCAGCCTCTGCTCCTATTGTTGCACAAGCTTTTCATCCATCATTAGCTACTGTTGGAGTTTTATTGGCCGTTTTTGGCTATGCAATAGGAACAATTGGAGCAATTGCTTGTACTATTTTGATGGAATTATCAGCAACTTTATAA
- a CDS encoding DUF2490 domain-containing protein: MKKIGILFILILICLKTNAQSAAEDKLGAWYMYNGSHKLTEKYSLQTMAHFRYYEVTSNFQQEIYRLGVNYKFNPKMNLTLGASYATGDLAYNVSSPHLYEWRLYEDFNINSKWREFKVRHRLRLEHRFIHKNIDTDETQNWFRYDLNVNYPITDSWSVYVFNEIFLNLDRSEVFAQNWIGAGFLRKINKNLKIKFGYFQIKQNSQTLKRVRIGLLLNTDFF; this comes from the coding sequence ATGAAAAAAATAGGAATTCTATTTATTTTAATTCTTATATGTTTAAAAACAAATGCCCAAAGTGCTGCAGAAGATAAATTAGGAGCTTGGTATATGTATAATGGTTCTCATAAATTAACCGAAAAATATTCGCTGCAAACTATGGCGCATTTTAGGTATTATGAGGTTACTAGCAATTTTCAGCAAGAGATTTATAGATTAGGTGTTAATTACAAGTTTAATCCTAAAATGAACCTTACTTTGGGCGCCAGTTATGCAACAGGAGATTTGGCTTATAATGTTTCTTCTCCACATTTATACGAATGGCGTTTGTACGAAGATTTCAACATCAACAGTAAATGGAGGGAATTTAAAGTAAGACATCGTTTGCGTTTAGAACACAGATTTATACATAAAAATATAGATACAGATGAAACTCAAAATTGGTTTCGTTATGATTTAAATGTAAACTATCCAATAACGGATTCTTGGAGTGTGTATGTTTTTAATGAAATTTTCTTAAATTTAGATAGAAGTGAAGTTTTTGCTCAAAATTGGATAGGTGCTGGTTTTCTTCGAAAAATAAATAAAAACTTAAAAATAAAATTTGGCTATTTTCAAATTAAACAAAATAGCCAAACTTTAAAAAGAGTAAGAATTGGCTTACTTTTAAACACAGATTTCTTTTAA